The proteins below are encoded in one region of Rhizobacter sp.:
- a CDS encoding TatD family hydrolase, giving the protein MHWIDTHCHLDAPEFDADRDGVVARARAAGVALQVLPAVAVSNFETVRQLAHRHGLAYALGIHPLCVNDAAESDLAALHDALQRHRDDPRLVAVGEIGLDHFVPGLDQVKARHFYVEQLKLAHDAGLPVLLHVRRSADALLKQLRRIPVRGIAHAFNGSAQQAQVFIDLGFKLGFGGAMTFDRALQIRRLAETLPAESLVLETDAPDIPPHWLYRTAAERAAGESSRNEPAQLPRIAQTLAGLRGWTPAQVADITWRNAHAALPRLAALAD; this is encoded by the coding sequence ATGCACTGGATCGATACGCACTGTCACCTCGACGCCCCCGAGTTCGATGCCGACCGCGACGGCGTCGTCGCGCGTGCCCGTGCGGCCGGCGTGGCGCTGCAGGTGCTGCCGGCGGTGGCGGTGTCGAACTTCGAGACGGTGCGCCAGTTGGCGCATCGGCACGGCCTGGCCTATGCGCTCGGCATCCACCCCTTGTGCGTGAACGATGCCGCGGAATCCGACCTCGCCGCGCTGCATGACGCACTGCAACGGCACCGCGACGACCCGCGCCTGGTGGCCGTCGGCGAGATCGGGCTCGACCATTTCGTGCCCGGGCTCGACCAGGTGAAAGCCCGGCATTTCTACGTCGAGCAACTCAAGCTCGCCCACGACGCGGGCCTGCCGGTGCTGCTGCACGTGCGCCGCTCGGCCGACGCCCTGCTCAAGCAGCTGCGCCGCATTCCGGTGCGCGGCATCGCCCACGCGTTCAACGGCAGCGCGCAGCAGGCGCAGGTCTTCATCGACCTCGGCTTCAAGCTCGGCTTCGGCGGTGCGATGACCTTCGACCGCGCGCTGCAGATCCGCCGCCTCGCCGAGACCTTGCCGGCCGAGAGCCTGGTGCTCGAGACCGATGCGCCCGACATTCCCCCGCATTGGCTCTACCGCACCGCAGCCGAGCGTGCGGCCGGCGAAAGCTCGCGCAACGAGCCCGCGCAGCTGCCGCGCATCGCGCAGACCCTGGCCGGCCTTCGAGGCTGGACGCCCGCCCAGGTGGCCGACATCACCTGGCGCAACGCACACGCCGCGCTGCCCCGGCTGGCCGCTCTGGCAGACTGA
- a CDS encoding trypsin-like peptidase domain-containing protein — protein sequence MRKAPLYSRSPRQPSPPATAAAAPSAPEARAAAAPAAPTKRSAWRERLAWATVGVLLVVLGAFGQRAFAPGSPALTQKDIDASVRRSLEKEPLPSAYAKAHAAIAPSVVRVEGDDGPDDAPAATTAPGKSAKKKTENGPPVPNHAIGTGVVIIDNGTILTNLHVVAGSRRLKVTFADGSESDASLIGVQPEHDLAVLRARSIPDDLVAATMRSTADLQPGDEVIAVGFPFGIGPSVSGGVVSGLRREFRSPQGQRKLTNLIQFDAAANPGNSGGPLVTMDGSVVGIVTAILNPSEQRTFIGIGFAVPIENAAAAAGMPPF from the coding sequence ATGAGAAAGGCTCCGCTCTACAGCCGCTCGCCGCGACAACCGTCGCCGCCCGCGACCGCCGCTGCGGCGCCGTCGGCACCCGAAGCACGCGCCGCCGCCGCACCCGCGGCGCCCACCAAGCGATCGGCATGGCGCGAGCGCCTGGCCTGGGCCACGGTGGGCGTGTTGCTGGTGGTGCTGGGCGCCTTCGGCCAGCGGGCCTTCGCCCCCGGCAGCCCGGCCCTCACCCAGAAAGACATCGACGCCTCGGTGCGCCGGTCGCTCGAAAAAGAGCCCCTGCCCTCGGCCTATGCCAAGGCCCACGCCGCCATCGCCCCTTCGGTGGTACGGGTGGAAGGCGACGACGGCCCTGACGACGCGCCCGCAGCCACCACTGCGCCCGGCAAGAGCGCCAAGAAGAAGACCGAGAACGGCCCGCCCGTGCCCAACCACGCCATCGGTACCGGCGTGGTGATCATCGACAACGGCACCATCCTCACCAACCTGCACGTGGTGGCCGGCTCCCGGCGGCTGAAGGTGACCTTCGCCGACGGCAGCGAGTCCGACGCCTCGCTCATCGGCGTGCAGCCCGAGCACGACCTCGCCGTGCTGCGCGCCCGCAGCATCCCCGACGATCTGGTGGCGGCCACCATGCGCTCCACCGCCGACCTGCAACCGGGCGACGAGGTGATCGCGGTGGGCTTCCCCTTCGGCATCGGGCCCTCGGTGTCGGGTGGCGTGGTGTCGGGCCTGCGGCGCGAGTTCCGCTCGCCGCAGGGCCAGCGCAAGCTGACCAACCTGATCCAGTTCGACGCCGCCGCCAACCCCGGCAACTCGGGTGGCCCGCTGGTCACGATGGACGGCAGCGTGGTGGGCATCGTCACCGCCATCCTCAACCCGTCGGAGCAGCGCACCTTCATCGGCATCGGGTTTGCCGTGCCCATCGAAAACGCGGCCGCGGCTGCCGGGATGCCACCTTTCTGA
- a CDS encoding MoxR family ATPase — translation MTEHAKTATLMEQILYEVKRVVVGQDRFLERVMVAMLAQGHLLVEGVPGLAKTLTVKTLATALRGSFKRIQFTPDLVPADLVGTRIYNQKTGEFATSLGPVFANLLLADEINRAPAKVQSALLEVMQERQVTIAGETHKVPSPFLVMATQNPIETEGTYPLPEAQVDRFMMKVVVDYPTEEEEFVIVERVTGDPVSINPIASTGQLAELQHECRKVYVDPSLTQYAVKIVGATRTPARHGLQDLAKYISFGASPRATIGLIEGARALAMLRGRSYALPEDVADLVGDVLRHRLVLSYEALADGMSAEQLIQRITAKLPKPDKPMHGRPADSNA, via the coding sequence ATGACCGAACACGCCAAGACCGCGACGCTGATGGAGCAGATCCTCTATGAGGTGAAGCGCGTCGTCGTGGGGCAAGACCGCTTCCTCGAACGCGTGATGGTGGCCATGCTCGCGCAAGGCCACCTGCTGGTGGAAGGCGTGCCCGGCCTGGCCAAGACGCTCACGGTCAAGACGCTCGCCACCGCGCTGCGCGGCAGCTTCAAGCGCATCCAGTTCACGCCCGACCTGGTGCCTGCCGACCTGGTGGGCACGCGCATCTACAACCAGAAGACGGGCGAGTTCGCCACCTCGCTCGGCCCGGTGTTCGCCAACCTGCTGCTGGCCGACGAGATCAACCGCGCGCCCGCCAAGGTGCAGAGCGCGCTGCTCGAAGTGATGCAGGAGCGCCAGGTCACCATCGCCGGCGAGACGCACAAGGTGCCCTCGCCCTTCCTCGTGATGGCCACGCAGAACCCGATCGAGACCGAAGGCACCTACCCGCTGCCCGAGGCGCAGGTCGACCGTTTCATGATGAAGGTGGTGGTCGACTACCCGACCGAGGAAGAAGAGTTCGTGATCGTCGAGCGGGTGACGGGCGACCCGGTCAGCATCAACCCGATTGCGAGCACCGGCCAGCTCGCCGAGTTGCAGCACGAGTGCCGCAAGGTCTACGTCGACCCCTCGCTCACGCAATACGCGGTGAAGATCGTGGGCGCCACGCGCACGCCGGCACGGCACGGCCTGCAAGACCTCGCCAAGTACATCAGCTTCGGCGCCAGCCCCCGCGCCACCATCGGCCTCATCGAAGGCGCCCGCGCGCTGGCCATGCTGCGCGGCCGCAGCTACGCGCTGCCCGAAGACGTGGCCGACCTCGTGGGCGACGTGCTGCGCCATCGCCTGGTGCTGAGCTACGAAGCGCTCGCCGACGGCATGAGCGCCGAACAGCTCATCCAGCGCATCACCGCCAAGCTGCCCAAACCCGACAAGCCCATGCATGGACGCCCCGCAGACAGCAACGCCTGA
- a CDS encoding DUF58 domain-containing protein — MDAPQTATPDAILRRLEWTVIRRLDGVLQGDYRTLFRGAGLDLADLREYQHHDDVRHIDWNVTARLQQPYVREFTEDRELTAWFLLDLSGSVDFGSARTKRSVSAEFVATLARLFTRHGNRVGAMLYGHTLDEVLPARGTRTHVLHLLQRMQQHRAKPAKTTTQLRDLLQRAAPLMPRRSTVFVVSDFLSAPGWDQALAQLSLRHEVLAVRLYDPLEMALPDLGMVTLQDAETGEQFMVDTQDPGFRARYEKGAEQQESALRESLARAGVDTLELATDEDLLATLLRFVELRKQRMRLNSGAGLPAHLKGNTTGGRDELRVA; from the coding sequence ATGGACGCCCCGCAGACAGCAACGCCTGACGCCATCCTGCGGCGCCTCGAGTGGACGGTGATCCGCCGTCTCGATGGCGTGCTGCAGGGCGACTACCGCACGCTCTTCCGCGGCGCGGGGCTCGACCTCGCCGACCTGCGCGAGTACCAGCACCACGACGACGTGCGCCACATCGACTGGAACGTGACCGCGCGGCTGCAGCAACCCTACGTGCGCGAGTTCACCGAAGACCGCGAGCTGACCGCGTGGTTCCTGCTCGACCTGTCGGGCAGCGTCGACTTCGGCTCGGCGCGCACGAAGCGCAGCGTGTCGGCCGAGTTCGTGGCCACGCTCGCGCGGCTCTTCACGCGGCACGGCAACCGCGTCGGCGCCATGCTGTACGGCCACACGCTCGACGAAGTGCTGCCGGCACGCGGCACCCGCACCCATGTGCTGCACCTGCTGCAACGCATGCAGCAGCACCGGGCCAAGCCAGCCAAGACCACCACGCAGCTGAGGGACTTGCTGCAACGCGCCGCCCCGCTGATGCCCCGACGCTCGACGGTGTTCGTCGTCTCCGACTTCCTAAGTGCCCCGGGCTGGGACCAGGCACTCGCGCAACTGAGCCTGCGCCACGAGGTGCTGGCGGTGCGCCTCTACGACCCGCTCGAGATGGCCCTGCCCGACCTCGGCATGGTCACGCTGCAAGACGCCGAAACGGGCGAGCAGTTCATGGTCGACACCCAGGACCCCGGCTTTCGCGCGCGCTACGAAAAAGGGGCCGAGCAGCAGGAAAGCGCCCTGCGCGAATCGCTGGCCCGCGCGGGCGTCGACACGCTGGAGCTGGCCACCGACGAAGACCTGCTGGCCACGCTCCTGCGCTTTGTCGAGCTGCGCAAGCAGCGCATGCGGCTCAACTCGGGGGCTGGCCTGCCGGCCCATCTGAAAGGCAACACCACCGGAGGGCGAGATGAGCTTCGTGTGGCCTGA
- a CDS encoding VWA domain-containing protein, producing MSFVWPEFLWSLAALPLLVLLYWWLLHRRKKVTLKFANLALVKQVAGKGPGWRRHVPPVLMLLALATLFVAASRPRAVVTLPLQQETIILAMDVSGSMRATDVQPNRLVAAQDAAKAFLKDLPRSVRVGVVSFAGTAAVVQPPTLNREDIEAAIDRFQLQRGTAIGSGIVLSLATIFPEAGIDLSQITGARNMPVGPGDKPPKEFTPVAPGSFSSAAIVLLTDGQRTTGPDPMDAAKMAADRGVKVYSVGIGTKEGETIGFEGWSMRVRLDEETLKGVSNLTRAEYFYAGTADDLKKVYQSLSSRLVVEKKETEITAFFAAAAALMVLVSAALSVWWFGRVA from the coding sequence ATGAGCTTCGTGTGGCCTGAATTCCTCTGGTCTCTGGCGGCACTGCCGCTGCTGGTGCTGCTCTACTGGTGGCTGCTCCACCGCCGCAAGAAGGTGACGCTCAAGTTCGCCAACCTCGCGCTCGTGAAGCAGGTGGCCGGCAAGGGCCCCGGCTGGCGACGCCACGTGCCGCCGGTGTTGATGCTGCTGGCGCTGGCCACGCTCTTCGTCGCCGCGAGCCGCCCGCGCGCGGTGGTGACGCTGCCGCTGCAGCAGGAGACCATCATCCTCGCGATGGACGTGTCGGGCAGCATGCGCGCCACCGACGTGCAACCCAACCGGCTCGTGGCCGCACAAGACGCCGCCAAGGCCTTCCTGAAAGACCTGCCCCGCAGCGTGCGGGTGGGCGTGGTGTCGTTCGCCGGCACCGCCGCCGTGGTGCAGCCGCCCACGCTCAACCGCGAAGACATCGAAGCCGCGATCGACCGCTTCCAGCTGCAGCGCGGCACCGCCATCGGCAGCGGCATCGTGCTCTCGCTCGCCACCATCTTCCCCGAGGCGGGCATCGATCTCTCGCAGATCACCGGCGCGCGCAACATGCCGGTCGGCCCCGGCGACAAGCCACCGAAGGAGTTCACGCCGGTGGCACCGGGCTCGTTCTCGTCGGCGGCCATCGTGCTCTTGACCGACGGCCAGCGCACCACCGGCCCCGACCCGATGGACGCCGCCAAGATGGCCGCCGACCGTGGCGTGAAGGTCTACTCGGTGGGCATCGGCACCAAGGAAGGCGAGACCATCGGCTTCGAAGGCTGGTCGATGCGCGTGCGGCTCGATGAGGAGACGCTCAAGGGCGTGTCCAACCTCACCCGCGCCGAATACTTCTATGCCGGTACCGCCGACGACCTGAAGAAGGTCTACCAGTCGCTCAGCTCGCGGCTGGTGGTCGAGAAGAAGGAGACCGAGATCACCGCGTTCTTCGCCGCCGCGGCGGCCCTGATGGTGCTCGTCTCGGCCGCGCTGTCGGTGTGGTGGTTCGGCCGGGTGGCTTGA
- a CDS encoding response regulator has translation MTPPLVLIVDDNPVNLELASMVLRSAGLQVCTADGAEAALRTLAHTRPDLVLLDIQMPHVDGLALLGQLRADPATADLVVVAFTAYAMKGDRERLLAAGCDGYISKPIDVASFAEQVRALLR, from the coding sequence ATGACCCCGCCGCTGGTGCTGATCGTCGACGACAACCCGGTCAACCTGGAGCTGGCCTCGATGGTGCTGCGCAGTGCCGGCCTGCAGGTGTGCACGGCGGACGGCGCCGAGGCCGCCCTGCGGACGCTCGCCCACACGCGGCCCGACCTCGTGCTGCTCGACATCCAGATGCCGCACGTCGACGGCCTCGCGCTCCTCGGCCAGCTGCGCGCCGACCCGGCGACGGCCGATCTCGTGGTCGTGGCGTTCACCGCTTATGCGATGAAGGGCGACCGCGAGCGCCTGCTCGCCGCCGGCTGCGACGGCTACATCAGCAAGCCCATCGACGTGGCGAGCTTCGCCGAGCAGGTGCGAGCGCTGCTGCGGTGA